Proteins encoded within one genomic window of Polaribacter sp. NJDZ03:
- the rpe gene encoding ribulose-phosphate 3-epimerase encodes MSNLLAPSILAADFANLQRDIEMVNNSEADWFHIDIMDGVFVPNISFGMPVLKAIAKHATKTIDVHLMIVNPDQYIQTFADLGTNILTVHYEACTHLHRTIQAIKAAGMKAGVALNPHTPIAVLEDVIEDLDMVCIMSVNPGFGGQSFIENTFKKVSQLKHLIDFTESECLIEIDGGVTSYNANALIEAGANVLVAGSFVFGAENPTQTIADLKKTIE; translated from the coding sequence ATGAGTAATTTACTTGCACCTTCAATTTTAGCAGCAGATTTTGCTAACCTACAAAGAGACATAGAAATGGTAAACAATAGTGAAGCAGATTGGTTTCATATTGATATTATGGACGGTGTTTTTGTACCTAACATTTCTTTTGGAATGCCCGTTTTAAAAGCAATTGCTAAACATGCTACAAAAACAATAGATGTACATTTAATGATTGTAAACCCAGATCAGTACATACAAACATTTGCAGATTTAGGTACCAATATTTTAACAGTACATTACGAAGCTTGTACACATTTACACAGAACCATACAAGCAATAAAAGCTGCAGGTATGAAAGCTGGAGTTGCTTTAAACCCACATACACCAATTGCCGTTTTAGAAGATGTAATTGAAGATTTAGATATGGTATGTATTATGAGTGTAAACCCAGGTTTTGGCGGACAATCATTTATAGAAAACACGTTTAAAAAAGTAAGTCAATTAAAACACTTAATCGATTTTACAGAATCTGAATGTTTGATAGAAATTGATGGAGGAGTTACCTCTTATAATGCAAATGCATTAATTGAAGCTGGAGCAAATGTTTTAGTAGCTGGTAGTTTTGTTTTTGGAGCAGAAAACCCTACTCAAACTATTGCCGACTTAAAAAAGACAATCGAATAA
- a CDS encoding RNA polymerase sigma factor RpoD/SigA — MRQLKITKQVTNRETASLDKYLQEIGKVDLITADEEVELAQLIKAGDQRALEKLTKANLRFVVSVAKQYQNQGLTLPDLINEGNLGLIKAAKRFDETRGFKFISYAVWWIRQSILQALAEQSRIVRLPLNKIGSINKINKMYAFLEQENERPPSPEEIAKKLDMTVNDVKESMKNSGRHVSMDAPLIEGEDSNLYDVLNSGESPNPDRVLLHESLRIEINRALETLTPREADVVKLYFGLGEHQPMTLEEIGETFDLTRERVRQIKEKAIRRLKHTSRSKILMTYLG; from the coding sequence ATGAGACAACTTAAAATTACCAAGCAGGTTACTAATAGAGAAACCGCATCGTTAGATAAATACTTACAAGAAATAGGAAAAGTAGACTTAATTACTGCAGATGAAGAAGTAGAATTGGCACAGCTTATTAAAGCTGGAGACCAAAGAGCTTTAGAAAAATTAACGAAAGCCAATTTAAGATTTGTGGTATCTGTTGCAAAACAATATCAAAATCAAGGATTAACTTTACCAGATTTAATTAACGAAGGAAATTTAGGTTTAATTAAAGCTGCAAAACGTTTTGATGAAACGCGTGGTTTTAAATTTATATCCTATGCCGTTTGGTGGATTCGTCAATCTATCTTACAAGCATTAGCAGAGCAATCTAGAATTGTACGTTTACCGTTAAATAAAATTGGTTCTATCAATAAAATTAACAAAATGTACGCTTTCTTAGAGCAAGAAAATGAAAGACCTCCAAGTCCGGAAGAAATTGCTAAGAAATTAGACATGACTGTGAATGACGTAAAAGAATCTATGAAAAATTCTGGTCGCCACGTATCTATGGATGCACCATTAATTGAAGGAGAAGATTCTAACTTATATGACGTTTTAAACTCTGGTGAGTCTCCAAACCCAGATAGAGTTTTATTACACGAATCTTTAAGAATAGAAATTAACAGAGCCTTAGAAACACTTACTCCAAGAGAGGCAGATGTTGTAAAATTATACTTCGGTTTAGGTGAGCACCAACCAATGACTTTAGAAGAAATTGGTGAAACTTTCGATTTAACTCGTGAGCGTGTTCGTCAAATTAAAGAAAAAGCAATTAGAAGATTAAAACACACCTCTAGATCTAAAATTTTAATGACATACTTAGGATAG
- a CDS encoding RNA polymerase sigma factor: MKTIDVKALSDEDLIFKIIETNNTQLFAILYDRFSKVVYNKCYGFSKNKEEAEDLTHDVFIRLFVKLKTFKGNSKFSTWLYSFTYNFCVNYVQRNDFKKKEKITVVTDNIQDDDVSQEIDDLTLFELKSEKLAKALSLIDPTEKMILLMKYQDDMTIKEIQDSLNLGESAVKMRIKRAKQKVVKTYEEL, encoded by the coding sequence TTGAAAACGATAGACGTTAAAGCTTTAAGCGACGAGGATTTAATCTTTAAAATAATAGAAACAAACAACACACAATTGTTTGCAATATTATATGATAGGTTTTCTAAAGTTGTCTATAACAAATGTTATGGTTTTTCCAAAAATAAGGAAGAAGCAGAAGATTTAACACATGATGTTTTTATCAGGTTATTTGTAAAATTAAAGACCTTTAAAGGGAACTCTAAGTTTTCTACTTGGTTGTATTCTTTTACGTATAATTTCTGTGTAAATTATGTACAAAGAAATGATTTTAAAAAGAAAGAAAAGATTACGGTTGTTACAGATAATATACAAGATGATGATGTTTCGCAAGAAATTGATGATTTAACTTTATTTGAGTTAAAATCTGAAAAACTAGCAAAAGCATTGTCTTTAATTGATCCAACAGAAAAGATGATTCTTTTAATGAAATATCAAGATGATATGACAATTAAAGAGATTCAAGATTCTTTAAACCTTGGTGAAAGTGCTGTTAAGATGAGAATTAAAAGAGCAAAACAAAAAGTTGTAAAAACGTATGAAGAGTTATAG